Proteins encoded in a region of the Phocoena phocoena chromosome X, mPhoPho1.1, whole genome shotgun sequence genome:
- the LOC136142250 gene encoding olfactory receptor 1f45-like translates to MHQGNQTISEFFLLGLTVVSEQQQHIFMLFLCMYLVTIVENLLIILAIINDAHLHSPMYFFLGNLSFTDICFTTTTIPKMLADIQSQSLIISFVGCLTQMYFFMLLVDLDNFFLAAMAYDLNITICHPLHYAALLSPKGCVLLVVTPWVVSNLVSVLHLSLLGLLNFCDQREIPHFFCDLETMLRLACLDTQINDLTILVIGGSVIFIPFTFIFVSYSLIGCTVLRIPSAKGKWKTFSTCGSHFLAVALFYGSIVGVYFPPSSAYSAERDKVAAIMYTVVTPMMKSFRYSLRNKDMKGALRRLLTREIYFWGW, encoded by the coding sequence ATGCACCAAGGAAACCAAACTATCTCCGAATTTTTCCTCCTGGGACTCACAGTGGTGTCTGAACAGCAGCAGCACATCTTTATGCTGTTTCTGTGCATGTATCTGGTTACCATAGTGGAAAACTTACTTATCATCCTGGCTATTATCAATGACGCTCACCTCCACAGCCCCATGTACTTCTTCCTTGGCAATCTATCCTTCACTGACATCTGCTTCACAACCACTACCATCCCAAAAATGTTGGCAGACATCCAAAGCCAGAGCCTAATCATCTCTTTTGTAGGGTGCCTTACACAAATGTACTTTTTTATGTTGCTGGTGGACCTGGACAATTTCTTCTTGGCAGCCATGGCATATGACCTGAACATTACCATCTGTCACCCATTACACTATGCTGCATTACTGAGTCCCAAGGGTTGTGTCCTGCTGGTAGTGACTCCATGGGTTGTCTCTAATCTTGTTTCAGTACTGCATCTCAGTCTTCTGGGCCTCCTGAATTTCTGTGATCAGAGAGAAATCCCACACTTCTTCTGTGACCTGGAAACCATGTTAAGGCTTGCTTGTTTAGACACCCAGATCAATGATTTGACAATCCTAGTCATTGGGGGATCAGTTATCTTCATCCCATTCACCTTCATTTTTGTCTCCTATTCCCTTATTGGTTGCACTGTACTTAGGATTCCTTCAGCCAAGGGGAAGTGGAAAACATTCTCCACTTGTGGCTCCCATTTCTTAGCTGTGGCCCTCTTCTATGGATCCATTGTTGGGGTCTACTTTCCTCCGTCTTCTGCCTACTCAGCAGAAAGGGATAAGGTGGCTGCCATCATGTATACGGTTGTAACTCCCATGATGAAGTCCTTCCGCTATAGTCTAAGGAACAAGGACATGAAAGGAGCACTGAGGAGACTACTCACCAGGGAAATCTATTTCTGGGGATGGTGA